The Natronoarchaeum mannanilyticum nucleotide sequence GGGCGGTGACCCGCTGAAGCGCGACGACCTCGTCGAACTCGTCGACTACGGCACCGACGCCGGGCTGAACGTCTCGCTGACGCCCAGCGGCACGCGATCGCTGACCCGCGACCGGCTGGCCGACCTCGCTGACGCCGGACTCAAGCGAATGGCGCTCAGCCTCGACGGCGGCTCGGCCGACACCCACGACGCGTTCCGCGGCGAGGCCGGCAGCTTCGACGAGACGATCCAGGCGGCCGAGGACGCGCGCGATCTGGACATCCCGCTACAGATCAACACCACCGTCTGCGCCGAGACGGTCGACCGGCTCCCAGAGATCCGCGACCGCGTCCGCGAGCTCGGCGCGGTACTCTGGAGCGTGTTCTTCCTCGTCCCGGTGGGCAGAGGTGCCGCGCTCGATCCCGTCTCGCCCGGGCGATCGGAGGACGTGATGGCGTGGCTCCACGGCGTCGCCGACGAGGCGCCGTTCGGCGTCAAGACGACCGAGGCGCCCCACTACCGCCGCGTCGGCATCCAGCAGGCTGAAAGCGACGACTCCGGCCCCCGGCGCCGCGGCGGCATCACGGCCGGCGACGGGTTCGCGTTCGTCAGCCACGTCGGCGAGGTGTACCCCTCGGGGTTCCTGCCCGAGTCGGCCGGCAACGTCCGCGACGAGTCCGTCGTCGACATCTACCGCGATTCGGAGCTGTTCGAGCGCCTGCGCAACGCGGACGAACTGCGCGGGAAGTGCGGCGCCTGCCCGTACCGGAACGTCTGCGGCGGCAGCCGCTCGCGAGCGTACGCGACGACCGGCGACCCACTCGAAAGCGACCCGCTCTGTCCGTTCGTCCCCGAGGAGTACGACGGCCCGCTGCCGTGGGAACGCGCCGACGCGAAGGGCGTGCAGGAGTCCTGACGGTACGCGGAACACCCCGAGTCGCGAAAAATTGTTCGAGGTCGGGGGACCGACCAGACATGCCTACCTACGCCGCTGCCGTCCCGGACCACGATGGGGGTGTGGCGTGACGGGCGTGCTGGCGATCGACCAGCGACCGGAGGTATGGACTCGGAGAGGAACAGCCCCGGCCCCGCGTACTGCGGGATTTTAACCGATCGCCCCTCGGTTGCGTCACGACGCTCGCAGCGAGACCGAATCCGATAAGGGCCGTCGGGAGTAGTGTCGACCAATGCGAGTCGAACAGTTGGGCGAGGGCCAGCCCGAACTGGCGATCGTCGGCGGGATCCACGGCGACGAGCCGTCGGGTGTGAGCGCGGTCGAACGTCTTATCGAGGCGTCGCCGCCGGTCGAGAAACCGGTTCTGCTGGTGATCGCCAACGAGCGCGCGATCGAGGCCGGCGAGCGCTACCTCGACGCCGATCTCAACCGGTCGTTCCCCGGCGATCCGGAGTCCGAGGCTTACGAGGAGCGGCTGGCTTACGAACTCAGCGAGCGCCTGGCAGGGACGACGGCGCTGGCGATGCACGCGACACAGTCCCACCCCGAGCCGTTCCTCGTCGCCGACCGCGTCGACGATCTTGTCGAGCGCCTGGGCCGGACGCTGCCGGTCGACGCCGTCGTCGACACCGGCGAGTTCATCCAGGGACGGCTGTTCCGGTCGGTTCGGACGGTCGAAGTCGAGAGCGGGCTGCAGGGGAGCGAGCGGGCGGCCGACGCGGCGATCGGGATCGTGATCGCGTTCCTGGAGGAGATGGGCGCGCTGGCGGGTGAGACCGCGGACGACCTCCGCGAGCGGTTCGGCGTCGCGTCGAGTTCGGCGTCCGAATCGGTCCCGGTGTTCCGGCTGACCCGCTCGGTACCGAAGACTGGGACCGGCGACCACCTCGTCTCGGCGAACAACTTCGAGCTCGTCGACGCCGGCGATCGGTTCGCGAGCGCCGACGGGACGCCGATGGTCGCCGACGAGTCGTTCTATCCCGTGTTGCTCTCGGCCGAGGGGTACGACGAGATCTTCGGCTACGCGGCCCAGAAGATCGCGGAGCTCCCTCGTGAGCGACCGGACAACGCGGAGTGACGCCGACGCTCGGGCGGCGGAACGACGCCGGAATGCGGGCGAATCCTCAGTTCTCGTCGGGCGCGAACTCCACCAGCGTCAGGTCCCGATCCAGCATGCAGTGGTCGTGGGGCGGCTCGCCGACGATCTCGTCGATCCGGCGCTCGTCGTCGAA carries:
- a CDS encoding succinylglutamate desuccinylase/aspartoacylase domain-containing protein codes for the protein MRVEQLGEGQPELAIVGGIHGDEPSGVSAVERLIEASPPVEKPVLLVIANERAIEAGERYLDADLNRSFPGDPESEAYEERLAYELSERLAGTTALAMHATQSHPEPFLVADRVDDLVERLGRTLPVDAVVDTGEFIQGRLFRSVRTVEVESGLQGSERAADAAIGIVIAFLEEMGALAGETADDLRERFGVASSSASESVPVFRLTRSVPKTGTGDHLVSANNFELVDAGDRFASADGTPMVADESFYPVLLSAEGYDEIFGYAAQKIAELPRERPDNAE
- a CDS encoding radical SAM/SPASM domain-containing protein; the encoded protein is MHVDTDRRPLVLIWELTQACELACDHCRADAVPDRHPDELTTEEGKRLLDQTAEFADNQLIVLSGGDPLKRDDLVELVDYGTDAGLNVSLTPSGTRSLTRDRLADLADAGLKRMALSLDGGSADTHDAFRGEAGSFDETIQAAEDARDLDIPLQINTTVCAETVDRLPEIRDRVRELGAVLWSVFFLVPVGRGAALDPVSPGRSEDVMAWLHGVADEAPFGVKTTEAPHYRRVGIQQAESDDSGPRRRGGITAGDGFAFVSHVGEVYPSGFLPESAGNVRDESVVDIYRDSELFERLRNADELRGKCGACPYRNVCGGSRSRAYATTGDPLESDPLCPFVPEEYDGPLPWERADAKGVQES